The genomic interval TCGCAAAGATAAATTTAATTTATCTATGAAGTAAAAAAGGTAAGCTACAAAGAGCGAATGGTGGATGCCTTGGCTAGTAGAGGCGATGAAAGACGTGCCAGGCTGCGATAAGACTCGGGGAGCCGTCAAGGGGCTTTGATCCGGGTATTTCTGAATGGGGCAACCCAATTAAGTGCGAACTTAATTACCATATAATGGAGCGAACGTTGGGAATTGAAACATCTTAGTACCAACAGGAAAAGAAATCAAAAGAGATTACGCTAGTAGCGGCGAGCGAACGCGTAAGAGGGCAAACCACTAGTTTACTAGTGGGGTTGTAGGACTGCAACATAGACTAAACAAAGCTAATAGAATAACTTGGAAAGGTTAAGCATAGAGGGTGATACTCCCGTATATGAAAGCGATGTTTTACTTAGCAGTATCCTGAGTAGGGCGGAACACGTGATATTCTGTCTGAAGCTGGGTAGACCACTATCCAACCCTAAATACTACTACTAGACCGATAGTGCACAAGTACCGTGAGGGAAAGGTGAAAAGAACTGAGGTGATCAGAGTGAAATAGAACCTGAAACCATTTGCTTACAATCATTCAGAGCACGATTCTTTATGACGTGTGATGGACTGCCTTTTGCATAATGAGCCTGCGAGTTGTGATGTCTGGCGAGGTTAAGGAAACCCGGAGCCGTAGCGAAAGCGAGTCTTAATAGGGCGTTTAGTCAGATGTTGCAGACCCGAAACGATGTGATCTATCCATGAGCAGGTTGAAACTGGTGTAAGAGCCAGTGGAGGACCGAACCCGCTAGCGTTGAAAAGCTATGGGATGACTTGTGGATAGGGGTGAAAGGCCAATCAAACATCGTGATAGCTGGTTCTCTCCGAAATATATTTAGGTATAGCGTTGTGTCGTAATACTAGGGGGTAGAGCACTGAATGGGCTAGGGCATACACCAATGTACCAAACCCTATCAAACTCCGAATACCTAGTGTGTAATCACAGCAGTCAGGCGGCGAGTGATAAAATCCGTCGTCGAGAGGGGAACAACCCAGACTAACAGCTAAGGTCCCTAAATCTCATTTAAGTGGAAAACGATGTGAAGTTACTGTAACAACCAGGAGGTTGGCTTAGAAGCAGCCATCCTTTAAAGAAAGCGTAATAGCTCACTGGTCTAGTGATTTTGCGCGGAAAATATAACGGGGCTAAAATGAGTACCGAAGCTTTAGATAGTGTCTATGATTATTTATACTAGTTTGTCTCTTTGATATCTTTAAATGAGTTTGTATTTTTCTCAATCAAAACATACTAAAACATTTAAATCTATTCAAAGATACTTTGCTTTTTACTTTCAAATTTAGACTAAGTTTTTAAATTTATTAAGTAAAAACAGAAAGACAAGCTAAATAGTATGAATACTCATAGACACTGTGGTAGGAGAGCGTTGCATTCAGCGTTGAAGGTGTACCGGTAAGGAGCGCTGGAGCGGATGCAAGTGAGCATGCAGGCATGAGTAGCGATAATTGGGGTGAGAATCCCCAACGCCGTAAACCCAAGGTTTCCTACGCGATGCTCGTCATCGTAGGGTTAGCCGGGTCCTAAGCAAAGTCCGAAAGGGGTATGCGATGGAAAATTGGTTAATATTCCAATGCCAACATTATTGTGCGATGGAAGGACGCTTAGAGTTAAAGGAGCCAGCTGATGGAAGTGCTGGTCGAAAGGTGTAGGTTAAGATCCAGGCAAATCCGGATCTTTTTAAGCTAAGACCCCACAGGCGTTTGAAGTTCTTCGGAATGGATAGCGAATCCTTGATACTGTCGAGCCAAGAAAAGTTTCTAAGTTTAGATAATGTTGCCCGTACCGTAAACCGACACAGGTGGGTGGGATGAGTATTCTAAGGCGCGTGGAAGAACTCTCTTTAAGGAACTCTGCAAAATAGCACCGTATCTTCGGTATAAGGTGTGCCTAACTTTGTTAAGGATTTACTCCGTAAGCAAAGAAGGTTACAACAAAGAGTCCCTCCCGACTGTTTACCAAAAACACAGCACTCTGCTAACACGTAAGTGGATGTATAGGGTGTGACGCCTGCCCGGTGCTCGAAGGTTAATTGATGATGTTAGCTATGCGAAGCATTTGATCGAAGCCCGAGTAAACGGCGGCCGTAACTATAACGGTCCTAAGGTAGCGAAATTCCTTGTCGGTTAAATACCGACCTGCATGAATGGCGTAACGAGATGGGAGCTGTCTCAAAGAGGGATCCAGTGAAATTGTAGTGGAGGTGAAAATTCCTCCTACCCGCGGCAAGACGGAAAGACCCCGTGGACCTTTACTACAGCTTGACACTGCTATTGGGATAAAGATGTGCAGGATAGGTGGGAGGCTTTGATCTATAGACGCCAGTCTATAGTGAGCCATTGTTGAGATACCACTCTTTTTTATTCTGATAGCTAACTAGCCTAAGTTATCCTTAGGTAGGACAATGTCTGGTGGGTAGTTTGACTGGGGCGGTCGCCTCCCAAAATGTAACGGAGGCTTACAAAGGTTGGCTCAGAGCGGTTGGAAATCGCTCGTAGAGTATAAAGGCAAAAGCCAGCTTAACTGCAAGACATACACGTCAAGCAGAGACGAAAGTCGGTCTTAGTGATCCGGTGGTTCTGTGTGGAAGGGCCATCGCTCAAAGGATAAAAGGTACCCCGGGGATAACAGGCTGATCTCCCCCAAGAGCTCACATCGACGGGGAGGTTTGGCACCTCGATGTCGGCTCATCGCATCCTGGGGCTGGAGCAGGTCCCAAGGGTATGGCTGTTCGCCATTTAAAGCGGTACGCGAGCTGGGTTCAGAACGTCGTGAGACAGTTCGGTCCCTATCTGCCGTGGGCGTAAGAAGATTGAGGAGAGTTGACCCTAGTACGAGAGGACCGGGTTGAACCAACCACTGGTGTATCAGTTGTCCTGCCAAGGGCACCGCTGAGTAGCTAAGTTGGGATGTGATAAGAGCTGAAAGCATCTAAGCTCGAAGCCAACTCCAAGATGAATCTTCTTTTAAGAGCTCTTATAGACTATAAGTTTGATAGGCTGGGTGTGTAATTGATGAAAGTCATTTAGCTGACCAGTACTAATAGCTCGTTTGCTTATCTTTTAAGCATCACTTCCTTGTTAAGGATAATTTTTAAAACCTTACTCAATTAAGTTATTTAAATTTAATCCTTTGCAAGAATAGATTGTTTTTATTAAACAAGCTTTAACTCTTAACAAATTAACATTAGCAGTGTTTAAAGAATAAATCCAATAGGTTTTATATGAATAGATAAGCTAGAGTGTATTTAATATAGCAGACTTATTGTTTGTAAATATATTAAATTATAAGATTACAGATTTATGCTTTAAACATTGCTCGTGGCTATACAGACTGGGAAACGCCTTGCTCCATCTCGAACCAAGAAGCTAAGCCAGTCATGGCCGATGATACTCTCCCTTACTGGGATGCTGGGAAAGTAGGTCGCTGCGAGCTTTGTTAAATCTTACTACATATTTATCCTAATACAAATAATTTAGTAGACCAAATATATTGTTATTAAATCAAAGCTATTTATAAATTTAAACTCAATAGATCAATAAATATATAAAAACAAAAAACTATAGCATTATTTATAGTTGTTTATATATACTTTATTTATTATCTATCTTTTAATAACTATTATATCTATATAATAAACCAAACCAAACTAATCATACTTAAAAAATATTATCTATTTATATATAAATTTATTAGTTTATAACTAAAATATAAGTATATAAAATAAAATCTTTAGATATTTATTAAGTATGAAATAATTTAATTAGTATTAAGCTAACTCAATTTAGCTTAAACCATAAAACACAAATCTAAAATCAATAACAAAGAATATATATAAGTAACAAAAGAGGATTTGCTTAATTAAAATGAGTTAAATTTAATCATTGAGCTACTAATAATTTAAATAATTAAGCTATAATCTCGCATCAATAAATAACCAAAGGATAACCAATGAAAATGAATAAGATAGCAATCTCACTAATAGCTACTACATCTTTAGCATTAGCAGCTATAAATTTAAACACAGCTACTAAAGAGGAGCTGATGAGTTTAGATGGTATAGGAAGTAGCAAGGCTGATGCTATAATAAAATATAGACAGAGTAATAAATTTAACTCTATAGAAGATATTAAAAATGTAGATGGAATAGG from Campylobacter anatolicus carries:
- a CDS encoding ComEA family DNA-binding protein, whose translation is MKMNKIAISLIATTSLALAAINLNTATKEELMSLDGIGSSKADAIIKYRQSNKFNSIEDIKNVDGIGDKTFNNLKDDIKISGQSSVKQKVSTKSNKVKNKASSKVDEVKSNQKAKEEISKTQSIEK